Part of the Prevotella communis genome is shown below.
AGTTCGCCCACTTCCTCGGTCAGCACGGCCATGTTGGTCAACTCCGAGAAATAGCGCACGCCGTACGCCTTAATCCATTCATCTACCGTATTTTGTGCTTCTTGTATTGTCATTTTCTTATCTAATTACTCCCCTCCATTCAGGGAGGGGAATGGGAGGGTCTACTCCTTATTCTTGGTGTCCATGCAGATAGTCACGGGACCGTCGTTAAGCAATTCTACCTTCATATCAGCGCCGAATTCACCTGTGCCTACAGGTTTGCCTATGGCGTCCGATAAATCGCGGCAGAAGGCCTCGTAGAGTGGGATAGAGTGCTCGTGAGAGCCGGCACGGAACCACGAGGGACGGTTGCCTTTCTTGTAACTGGCATAGAGCGTGAACTGACTGACTACCAGCGCCTCGCCCTGCACGTCCAGAATAGAGCGGTTCATCACGTCGTTCTCGTCGCCAAACACCCGCAGATTGGCTATCTTCTTCACCAGCCAGTCTACATCCTCCATGGTGTCTTCATCGCAGACGCCTAATAGGATGAGGAATCCCTGCTGGATGGCCGATTTTACGGTGCCGTTGATGGTGACGCTGGCGTAGGTTACGCGTTGTATGACTGCTCGCATGTTTTTGATTTTTCGGCAAAGATACGATAATTAGTTGATATTTCCAAATTTTGATACTCTATTTTGTGGTCATTTGGTCAAGGTCATTTGGTCAAAATCGATTTCGGGAACGCGGTCATTGCTCACTATATATAAATAATTTATTATTTATATATAGTGCCGATTTTGACAGTCTGTTTTCGATTTTGACCAAATGACCTTGACCAAATGACCACATTTTTTCTATGCCTGATTACTAACAGTAAAACGCCTATTTGCTATCAGCAACTCGGCCTTTCTCTTCGTGGAAATAGTCGTAGACGATTTTGGCTTTGGCAGCGCCTACGATGTCGGTGAGCGTGTCGAGGTTTGCCTCACTGATTCTCTTAACCGATTTAAGGCCATTTAGAAGCTCGTCACGCGTTTTGGGACCCACGCCCTTGATGTTGTCAAGCTCTGACTCTAAAGCGCGCTTAGAACGCTTCTCTCGATGGAAAGTGATGGCGAAGCGATGCACCTCGTCCTGCAATTGGGTGAGGACGTGGAATAGTTCGGAATCTGTCTTCAGTCCAATGACGCGTGGCGGGAAGCCGTAGAGCAGTTCGTTGGTGCGGTGACGGTTATCCTTGGCCAGTCCTGCAATGGGAATGTCCAGGTTCAGTTCGTCCTGAATCACCTCCCGGATCACCTCCATCTGTCCTTTGCCACCATCGGCCACGATGAGGTCGGGTAGGGGCTCTTCCTCTTCCAAAAGTCTGCTGTAACGACGGTGTACTACCTCTTTCATTGAGGCATAATCGTCGGGTCCTACCACCGTTTTGATATTGTATTTCTTGTAGTCTTTCTTACTGGGCTTCATGCTTTTGAAGACCACGCAAGCGGCCACGGCATCCGTGCCCGAGATGTTGGAGTTGTCGAAACATTCTATCTGGTAGGGCATCTTGGGCAAACCCAATTTCTCTTGTAGCTCCTTCATCAGGCGCACCTGTTTCTGCTCAGGATTCAGTTTTTCGGCCTGCTTCAGACGGTCGAATTTATACTGTTTTCCGTTCATGATAGACAGGTCTAGCAGGGTCTTTTTATCACCTCTCTGTGGCACGGTAAAGGTGATATTTTCTGAGATCTCGGGTATTTCTATGGGTACAATCACCTCTTTGGCGTCGCTCTTGAAGCGCTCCCGCAGTTCTACGATACCCAGTTGCAGCAGTTCCTCGTCGGTTTCGTCCATTTTCTTCTTGTATTCTATGGTAAACGACTGGTTGATACTGCCGTTGGATACGTGTATGTAGTTGATATACGCGGTTTTTTCATCGCTGGTGATAGATACCACATCCACGTTGTTGATGGTATGGCTTACTACCTCACTCTTGCTCACAAATGAGTCAATCAAGAGGTATTTCTGCTTGATTTCCTCCGCTTTTTCAAACTCCAAATTCTCTGCCAGACGCTCCATTTCCTCACGCATCTCGCGTAGAATCTGGCGGGTGTTACCCTTCAGTATCTCCCGTGCCTGACGGATATTTTCCTGGTAGTCCTCATACGACTGTTTGGCTACGCAAGGACCATAGCAGTTTTTGATGTGATATTCCAGGCAAACCTGGTATTTTTTGGCTGAAATACCCTCTTTTGTGATGGGTTGGCGACATGTACGGGGCTTGTAGAGCTTATTGATGAGCTCCAATACGGCGTACATTGAACCGATATGGGAGTAGGGACCGTAGTACGTGCCCCATTTCTTGTTGATGGTACGTGTCTTGAAAATGCGCGGAAAGGGTTCGTTGGTGACGCAGATACTGGGGTATGTTTTACCGTCTTTCAGCAAAACATTATATCTGGGGTTGTATTTCTTGATGAGTGAATTTTCCAGGAGTAGGGCATCTTCTTCCGTATTTACCACCGTGTATGAGATGTCGTGTATCTTGGAAACCAGTACTTTTGTCTTAAAACGATCTACTTCGGTGTGGAAATAGGACGAAACACGGGCTTTCAGACTCTTGGCCTTGCCTACATATATAATAGTATGCTCGTCATCATAGAATTGGTAGCTACCTGGCTTCTCTGGCAAACGTGCCACGATGCCCTTCAAGTACGTCAACCGTTTTTCGTTCTCTTCTTTCGTCATAGCCTTTATTTAAAGGTGTTTCGCAAATTCTTGTTTCACGTGAAACAAATACACCCTCCGTCTTTGGAGGGTGCTTTTAGTTCGTCTTAGATAGTTAGCAGGGTGGTCAGTTCGATGCCGTCAAACAGGTCGCGCCCATGTAATCCTTCATCCGTGATTTCAATGATGAAGTTCATGTACACCTTCTTCGGGTTGAAATGCTGCACCAGTTTGTAGGCAGCCTTTGCGGTGCCACCGGTAGCAAGCAGGTCGTCGTGAATCAGCACGACGTCGTCTGGTTCGATGGAATCAAGGTGCATTTCAATGGTATCTACGCCATATTCTTTAGAAAACGACTCCTTAATCACCGTTGCAGGCAATTTTCCTGGTTTACGAGCCAAAACAACGCCGCAACCCAATCGGCCGGCTAGGGCAGAGGCCATCACAAAACCACGACTCTCGATACCAACAATCTTGGTGATACCTTTGTCTTTGTAGAGTTCATACAACTCGTCGAGCATGATTTGCATACAGTAACCGTTCTTGTAGAGCGTTGTTACGTCACGGAAATTAATTCCCTTTTTTGGAAAATCAGGTATGCAACGCAGATTGTCCAGTAATACCTTGTTGTTCATTTTCAGCTAGTTATATATGTTACACAATCTAAAATGTTTCACGTGAAACTTATCGTCCCATGAGCACCAGCAGCACGTTGATGTCGCTGGGGCTAACGCCTGGAATACGACTGGCCTGTGCCAATGTTTCGGGATCTATGGCCGTTAGTTTCTGTCTGCATTCTGTGGAGAGCGACTGGATACTGTTATAATCAAAATGGCCTTTGATTTTGATATTCTCCAAACGGTGCATCTTTTCTGCTACCAGTTTTTCGCGCTCTATGTATCCTTTATATTTAATGCGTATTTCGGCAGCTTCGGCTATTTCTTCCTTGCGATTAGGCAATTTGTCGATGAATTCGCGTAATTGTGGGATAATAGGCATCAGGTTCTGGAAATTCAGTTGTGGACGTGCTATGAGGTCTTCCAACTTCACGCCAAACTGGAGTGGGGTAGTACCCAGTTTTTCCAGCGCAGGATTAATTTCCTTGGCTTTTATCGGGAAGTTCTTGCAAAATTCCACGATTTCTTCGATAGCCTGTTTTTTCTGCATCCACCAGTCGAATCGGTCTTTTTTGACTAATCCTATCTCGTAAGCACGTTCCGTCAGGCGCGCATCGGCATCATCCTGGCGCAACAGGATGCGATACTCGGCACGTGAGGTGAACATGCGATAAGGCTCGTCAACACCCTTCGTCACCAGATCGTCTATCAATACACCGATATATGATTCATCACGGCGCATCACAAATTCTTCGGTTCCAACGCACTTCAATGCAGCGTTAACGCCTGCCACCAGACCCTGTCCTGCGGCTTCTTCATAGCCTGTGGTACCGTTTACCTGACCAGCAAAGAAGAGGCCTTCAATTATCTTCGATTCCAACGTATGTCTCAGTTGGGTGGGGTCGAAGAAATCGTATTCTATGGCATATCCGGGACGATACACCTTGGCATGTTCCAGACCTGATATCTTGTGAAGGGCTTCTATCTGCACATCCATTGGAAGTGAAGACGAGAAACCGTTCAAGTACATTTCGTTGGTTTCAGCGCCTTCTGGTTCCAGGAATAGCAGATGCTGTTCGCGGTCAGGGAAGGTTACCAGTTTTGTTTCTATCGACGGACAGTAACGTGGTCCTATCGATTGAATCTGTCCATTGTATAGCGGTGAATCCGCCAATCCTGAGCGTAGCATCTCGTGAACGTCAGGGTTGGTATAGCACTCCCAGCATGGCAGTTGGGGTAATGTGCCGGAAAATCCGGACTTTCCGGGATAATACGAAAAGCGGTAAGGGCGCTGTTCGCCGTCCTGCTGGCGCAATTTCGAGAAGTCGATGCTGCGCTTGTCCAGACGCACGGGTGTACCCGTCTTCATGCGGTTTGAGCGGATGCCGTGCTGGGTGATGCTCTCCGTGAGCCGTTCGGCTGCAGGTTCTGCAATACGTCCGCCCTTCACCATCTTTCGGCCTATATGCATCAAGCCGTTGAGGAAGGTGCCGGCCGTAATCACCACACTCTTGGCATGTATCTCGGCTCCCCATATGGTGCGCACGCCAACGGCACGTTTGGTTGGCTGCGACTCAGCCGCAGCACTCGTAGCATCCTCAACCATCAGTTCATCTACCTGATCCTGCCATACATCCAGGTTCTCGGTATGATCGATGGTTTCGCGCCATTTCCAGATAAACTTACCTCTG
Proteins encoded:
- a CDS encoding adenine phosphoribosyltransferase, which produces MNNKVLLDNLRCIPDFPKKGINFRDVTTLYKNGYCMQIMLDELYELYKDKGITKIVGIESRGFVMASALAGRLGCGVVLARKPGKLPATVIKESFSKEYGVDTIEMHLDSIEPDDVVLIHDDLLATGGTAKAAYKLVQHFNPKKVYMNFIIEITDEGLHGRDLFDGIELTTLLTI
- the dtd gene encoding D-aminoacyl-tRNA deacylase, translated to MRAVIQRVTYASVTINGTVKSAIQQGFLILLGVCDEDTMEDVDWLVKKIANLRVFGDENDVMNRSILDVQGEALVVSQFTLYASYKKGNRPSWFRAGSHEHSIPLYEAFCRDLSDAIGKPVGTGEFGADMKVELLNDGPVTICMDTKNKE
- the uvrC gene encoding excinuclease ABC subunit UvrC is translated as MTKEENEKRLTYLKGIVARLPEKPGSYQFYDDEHTIIYVGKAKSLKARVSSYFHTEVDRFKTKVLVSKIHDISYTVVNTEEDALLLENSLIKKYNPRYNVLLKDGKTYPSICVTNEPFPRIFKTRTINKKWGTYYGPYSHIGSMYAVLELINKLYKPRTCRQPITKEGISAKKYQVCLEYHIKNCYGPCVAKQSYEDYQENIRQAREILKGNTRQILREMREEMERLAENLEFEKAEEIKQKYLLIDSFVSKSEVVSHTINNVDVVSITSDEKTAYINYIHVSNGSINQSFTIEYKKKMDETDEELLQLGIVELRERFKSDAKEVIVPIEIPEISENITFTVPQRGDKKTLLDLSIMNGKQYKFDRLKQAEKLNPEQKQVRLMKELQEKLGLPKMPYQIECFDNSNISGTDAVAACVVFKSMKPSKKDYKKYNIKTVVGPDDYASMKEVVHRRYSRLLEEEEPLPDLIVADGGKGQMEVIREVIQDELNLDIPIAGLAKDNRHRTNELLYGFPPRVIGLKTDSELFHVLTQLQDEVHRFAITFHREKRSKRALESELDNIKGVGPKTRDELLNGLKSVKRISEANLDTLTDIVGAAKAKIVYDYFHEEKGRVADSK
- the mnmG gene encoding tRNA uridine-5-carboxymethylaminomethyl(34) synthesis enzyme MnmG, producing MILNYDVIVIGGGHAGCEAACAAANMGAKTLLVTMDMNKIGQMSCNPAVGGIAKGQIVREIDALGGQMGRVTDATAIQFRMLNVGKGPAVWSPRAQCDRGKFIWKWRETIDHTENLDVWQDQVDELMVEDATSAAAESQPTKRAVGVRTIWGAEIHAKSVVITAGTFLNGLMHIGRKMVKGGRIAEPAAERLTESITQHGIRSNRMKTGTPVRLDKRSIDFSKLRQQDGEQRPYRFSYYPGKSGFSGTLPQLPCWECYTNPDVHEMLRSGLADSPLYNGQIQSIGPRYCPSIETKLVTFPDREQHLLFLEPEGAETNEMYLNGFSSSLPMDVQIEALHKISGLEHAKVYRPGYAIEYDFFDPTQLRHTLESKIIEGLFFAGQVNGTTGYEEAAGQGLVAGVNAALKCVGTEEFVMRRDESYIGVLIDDLVTKGVDEPYRMFTSRAEYRILLRQDDADARLTERAYEIGLVKKDRFDWWMQKKQAIEEIVEFCKNFPIKAKEINPALEKLGTTPLQFGVKLEDLIARPQLNFQNLMPIIPQLREFIDKLPNRKEEIAEAAEIRIKYKGYIEREKLVAEKMHRLENIKIKGHFDYNSIQSLSTECRQKLTAIDPETLAQASRIPGVSPSDINVLLVLMGR